ACGATATACCGATTGCTCCATCATTATACAGCTTAAGCAACAAGATGGATAATTCCTTACTGGCTGTAAGGGATATTAACCATAAACATATTGTAGTAGGATTGGAAGAGATTCTTTTTCTCGCCCGGCCAATGAACGGTATTGGTTAAAAGGGCAGGACTGCTTCATAGTGAGGGAGAGGGGATAGAGACTGCAAATGTGATTGGGTGCTTGTTAAAGACGGGAGATATAGATGGAAAAATATGGAAATTTAACCAATTAGCACTTTAATTGAATGAAATACTGGGTTAAAGTCACGAAATGAGGAAAATGGGGTTGACATCGAAGGTATAGTTGTATACAATAATACAAAAATACAGGTCAGGGAGTGACGGTTATGGAAAATAGAAAGGTTTATCTGGATAAGCATACAAATTTATTGCAACTTGAGGAGCATATGTACCCGCTGGTAGACGTGGACACACCGAATGTGTTCCGGAACCTGTTTCATTATGATGAGATTCCGAAGATTGCGTTTAATGATCGTATTGTACCGCACAGTATGCCGGATGAGATTTGGATCACGGATACGACATTCAGGGATGGACAGCAGTCGAGAGCACCCTATTCAACGGATCAGATTGTAACCATTTTCGATTATATGCACAGGCTTGGAGGTTCGCAGGGGAAGATTCGTCAGAGTGAATTTTTCTTATACAGCAAGAAAGACCGTGATGCCGTATATAAATGTATGGAAAGAGGTTATAAGTTCCCGGAGGTCACAAGCTGGATCCGTGCAAATAAAAAGGATTTTGAGCTGGTAAAAGATCTGGGAATGAAGGAAACCGGAATTCTGGTAAGCTGTTCGGATTATCATATTTTTTATAAACTGAAGATGACAAGACGAGAGGCGATGGAACATTATCTGTCAGTTATACGTGAATGTCTGGAGACCGGTGTCAGTCCAAGATGTCATCTGGAAGATATTACCAGATCGGATATTTATGGATTTGTCATTCCATTCTGTCTGGAACTGATGCATCTGATGGAAGAATATCAGATTCCGGTGAAGATCCGTGTCTGTGATACAATGGGATACGGAGTCAACTATCCGGGGGCTGTGATTCCTCGTTCCATTCCGGGTATCATTTACGGACTCAGAGTACATGCAGGTGTACCGAGTGAACTGATCGAATTCCACGGACATAATGATTTTTACAAGGCAGTCAACAATTCAACAACGGCCTGGCTTTATGGAGCATGTGGTGTGAACTGTTCCTTGTTTGGAATCGGTGAACGTACCGGCAATACGCCGCTGGAAGCGATGATTTTTGAATATGCGCAGCTTCGCGGAACGCTGGATGGTATGGATACAACGGTGATTACTGAACTGGCAGAATATTATGAAAAAGAGATTGGATATCAGATTCCGCCGCGTACCCCGTTTGTCGGAAAGAATTTCAATGTAACCCGTGCGGGGATCCATGCAGACGGACTGTTAAAGAACGAAGAAATCTACAATGTGTTTGATACCGGCAAGTTTCTGAACCGTCCACCGCTGGTTGCTGTGTCAAATACTTCCGGTCTTGCAGGCATTGCACACTGGATAAATACATATTATCACCTGAAAAATGAGAAACAGGTAGACAAGAATTCCATTTTAGTTGTAGAATTGAAGAAGTGGGTTGACGCGGAATATGAATCCGGCCGTGTGACCGTACTCACAGATCAGGAACTAATCCGGGAGATTGAGAGAATCTGTGACGAAAAGGGGATTACAATCTAACGAAATTCAGGAGAGAGATAAAATGGAAGAGTATTCATTGAGAAGTCAGGTTTTTCAGACCATCAGAGATGACATTCTGAAAGGTAAGTATGAAGAAAATGACGAACTCAGGGAAGCAACATTGGGGAAGGAACTTGGAGTTAGCCGTACACCGGTAAGAGAGGCACTTAGACAGCTGGAACTGGAGGGACTGGTGAACATCATACCAAATAAAGGAGCTTATGTTACCGGTATTTCCGATAAGGATGTACATGATATTTATATGATTCGTTCCATGCTGGAAGGATTATGCGTCCGTTGGGCAACAGAACATATTACACAGGAGCAGCTGGAAGAACTGGATGAGATCATTCTTTTATCCGAGTATCATATGGATAAAGGACATTCCGATCAGCTGACAGAGCTGGATGGAAGATTCCATCAGATTCTGTATGAGGCATCACAGAGCAGGATTCTGGATCATGTGCTTTCAGATTTTCACAAATATGTACAGCTTGCAAGAAGGACTTCCGTTAAGACAGAAGAGCGTGCGATCAAGTCGATTGGTGAGCATAACGAGATCCTGAATGCCATCAAGGCGAAGGATGCGGAAAAAGCCGGCAATCTGGCAACGATCCATATTATGCATGTTATGGAGAACCTGCATATCGAAGAAAAATAGCCAAAAAGGAGACGAAGTTATGAGTAAAATTCAGATGACGACACCGATTGTTGAGATGGACGGAGATGAGATGACCAGAATTCTCTGGAAGATGATAAAAGATGATCTTCTTCTGCCGTATATCGATCTTAAGACAGATTATTATGATCTTGGATTGGAACACCGCAATGAGACAGATGACCAAGTTACAGTTGATTCGGCTAATGCAACAAAGAAGTACAAAGTAGCAGTCAAATGTGCGACCATTACACCGAATGCGGCAAGAGTAAAAGAATATGAACTCAAAGAGATGTGGAAGAGTCCGAACGGAACAATCCGTGCGATTCTGGATGGAACGGTATTTCGTGCTCCGATCGTGGTAAAAGGAATTGAACCATGTGTAAAGAACTGGAAGAAGCCGATCACGATTGCCCGTCATGCTTATGGGGATGTATATAAAGGAACCGAGATGAAGATTCCGGGACCTGGAAAGGCAGAGCTGGTCTACACGGCACCTGACGGAACAGAGACAAGAGAGCTGATCCATAATTTCGATGGAGCAGGTATTATCCAGGGAATGCACAATATCAATGCATCGATTGAAAGTTTTGCAAGAAGCTGTTTTAGTTATGCACTGGATACAAAGCAGGATCTTTGGTTTGCAACAAAAGATACCATTTCCAAAAAATATGACCATACTTTCAAAGATATCTTCCAGGAGATCTTTGATGCGGAGTATAAGAACCTTTTTGATGAAGCGGGAATTGAATATTTCTACACACTGATCGATGATGCGGTAGCCCGTGTAATGAAGTCAGAGGGTGGTTATATCTGGGCATGTAAGAATTATGACGGGGATGTGATGAGTGATATGGTTTCCTCAGCATTTGGTTCACTTGCCATGATGACATCTGTACTGGTATCACCGGAAGGCTTTTATGAATATGAAGCTGCACATGGAACAGTACAGCGTCATTATTATAAACACCTGAAAGGGGAAGAGACTTCAACAAACTCTGTTGCAACAATTTTTGCATGGACAGGAGCTTTGCGCAAGAGAGGAGAGCTGGATGGGAACCAGGAACTGATGGATTTTGCAGACCGTTTGGAAAAAGCAACGATTGATACGATTGAAGAGGGTTATATGACAAAGGATCTGGCAATGATCACAACTCTTCCGGAGGTACATGTACTGAACAGTGAAGGGTTTATTAAAGCGATTGCAGAAAGATTATAAAAAGAGCAGGGAATGCATGAAGGGTGTATCTCTGACAGGAAAATGGGAAGAACTGGCTTATTCAGCCAGTTCTTCCCATTTTTCATAGAGTTCTTCGAGTTCTGCTTCGTTTGCTGCTTTTTCTTTTGCCAGTTCCTGGCATTTAACAGAATTCGTATAGACTTCTTCCTGCATCATCAGTTCATCGATTTTGCCATTACGTGTTTCTAGAACACCGATACGTTCTTCTGTTTTCTTCAGGTCGTTCTGCCTTTTACGGAGACGTGCTTGTTCTTCTTTCTGCTCCTGCCAGCTTAGTTTGGATTCGGAAACCTGCGCCGGTGCGTCTTCGGAAGCAGCTGTGGAAACAGCCGGGGTCAGAAGATCTTTTTTCTCCAGATAATAATCATAGTTGCCGATATAATTTACAAAGGTATTGCCGGTCAGTTCCAGAATACGGGTGGCAGTCTGGTTGATGAAATAACGGTCGTGGGATACATAAAGTATCGTACCGGTATAATCGTTCAGAGCCCGCTCAAGAATTTCCTTGGAAGTGATGTCCAGATGATTGGTCGGCTCATCGAGGATCAGAAAATTTGCATTGGAGAGCATCAGCTTTGCCAGAGATACACGTCCCCTTTCACCACCACTTAAATCACCGATCAGCTTGAAAACATCATCTCCGGTAAAAAGAAAAGCCGCAAGCATGTTCCGGATCTGTGTGTTGGTAAGTGTCGGATAATCATCGGAAATTTCTTCAAAGATCGTCTTATCCATATGAAGGACGTGGTGTTCCTGATCGTAGTAACCAATCTCCACATTGGCACCCAGTGTAAAGGAACCGCTGTCTGCCTGGATCACATTGTTCAGAATCTTGAGAAGCGTAGTTTTTCCGGTTCCGTTGTCGCCAATGATGGCTATATGTTCCCCACGCTTGATCTCGAAACTGATATCGGTGAAAAGTGTCTGTGGCGGAAAGGCTTTGCTTAATCCTTTGACAGAAAGGACATCATTGCCACTGACACGGGAAGGCTCCAGCTTCAGATGGATGTCAGTGTTGATCTCCATCGGTTTGTCTACAAGCGTCATCTTGTCCAACATTTTTTCCCGACTTTCGGCACGCTTGATGGATTTCTCACGGTTAAATGAACGGAGCTTTTCAATCACGGCTTCTTGATGTTTGATCTCACGCTGCTGATTCAAGTATTCTTTTAATCTGGCTTCTCTGAGCTGTTCTTTTTTGACAGCAAAATCAGAATAATTGCCCATATAAGTATGAAGCTGTCCCTGCTCGACTTCAATCACCTTTGTAACCACACGGTTCAGGAAATAGCGGTCGTGGGATACGATAAGAACAGCACCCGGATAATTCAGAAGATAGGTTTCCAGCCATGCGATGGAGTTCATATCCAGGTGGTTTGTTGGTTCATCCAGAAGCAGGACGTCAGGCTTGGTAAGAAGGAGTTTGCCAAGAGATACACGGGTCTTCTGACCACCGGATAAAGAATCTACGGGTTTAGTAAATTCTTCTTCTGTAAATCCGAGACCTTTTAGAACGCCGGTAAGCTCACTTTTATAAGCGTAACCGTCTGCGTGCTCAAATGCAGAAGTCAGTCTCTGATAAGTGGCAAGACGTGCTTCAAGAGCATCTCCGGAAAGAGACGGAAGCTCTATCTCGATTGTACGGATCTGCTTTTCCATCTCAATGACTTCGGCTTTTGCTGTGCGGACTTCTTCATAAATGGTATTGCCGCTTTCCATCTCCTGATGCTGTGCAAGGTAGCCGAGAGTTTTGCCTTTGGTAAGAACAACCGTCCCTGCATCGGGAGAAAGCTGTCCTACGATCATCTTGAGGATCGTGGATTTGCCGGCTCCGTTAAGACCTACAAGAGCAGCTTTTTCATGGTTCTTTATATGAAAGGATCCGTCTTTTACGATGACCTGATCCCCAAAACTTTTTGACAGATTATGACATGCCAGTATCATTTTTATATCCTCCTGTTAAAGTGGCAATTATGTTACTGCTCACAGTAACATAATTATAGCTGAAATACGACAAAAAACAACTATAAAATTTGACTTTTTCACTAGATTCTTATATAATTAAAAATAATGAGTCAAAAAATAGGAAGGTGGAAGTGAAAGTGGCATCAAGAGAAATATCTCAGGCAGTAATAAGGAGACTTCCGCGGTATTATCGTTATTTAGGGGAACTACTGGAGAGCGGAGTCGAACGGATATCATCCAATGAATTAAGTAAAAGAATGAAAGTAACTGCTTCACAGATCCGTCAGGATCTGAATAATTTTGGTGGATTTGGACAGCAGGGATATGGCTATAATGTAAAGTATCTTTATACAGAGATAGGTAAGATCCTTGGACTGAACGAGAAACATAAATTCGTTATCATTGGAGCAGGAAATCTTGGACAGGCACTGGCGAACTATGCAGCATTTGAAAATCGGGGATTTGTTTTAAAAGGGCTGTTTGACGTAAACCCAAGGCTTGCCGGATTGACGATCCGTGGAGTTGAGATCCGTATGATGGATGAATTGAAGGATTTTGTGAAAGAAAACGATATTGAGATCGGGGTTCTTACGATTCCGAAGACAAAAGCAGTAGAGGTTGCCAATCTCCTGGTAGATAATGGAGTTAAGGCTATCTGGAATTTTGCGCATACAGATCTGAATCTGCCGGATAATATTATTGTTGAGAATGTTCATTTGTCTGAAAGTCTGATGAGATTATCTTATAATATCACCAGATACAATGAAGAACATGAAGGAAAGTAGGCAAAGCAGACCAGAAGGCAGAGGTGCAGGAAAATTTTTTCCTGCACCTTTTTGAAAATTAAATGTATGGGAGACCGGATATGAAAGAAATACTGACAGCAGATCAGATGAGAAGATCGGATCAGAGAATGATACAGAAGATGCAGGTCCCGTCCCTTGTCCTGATGGAACGGGCGGCACTTCAGTGTGTGGCTGCGATGAAAGCAGAAGACATAGATTTGTCGAAAGCATTGGTCGTGTGTGGAAGTGGCAATAACGGTGGTGACGGATTCGCAATTGCAAGGATGCTCGTAGAAGAAGGAAATCATCCAGATGTAGTATTGGTCGGAAATTATGACCATCGTAGTGAAGAAACAAAAATCCAGATGAAAATTCTGGAAAATCTGGGAATATCTGTAGGAAACAGTTTGCCACAGAAAGAATATAGTGTTATTATAGATGCCGTATTCGGTATTGGCCTATCCCGTGAAATAAAAGGCAGATACGCAGAGGTGATTGATCAGATGAATCGGATGACTGCCTGTAAGGTGGCAGTCGACACTCCTTCAGGGATCCGTTCGGATGATGGAAAAGTGCTTGGAACGGCATTTAAAGCAGATCTTACAGTGACCTTTGCGTTTCAGAAGATGGGACAGATCCTATATCCGGGATGTGAGTATACAGGAAAGCTTGTTACAGCGCCGATCGGAATTACCAGACCGGAGTTTTTTGCGGAAGAAGAAATCTGCATGGCACTTGAAAAATCCGATGTGCCGGCAATGCTGCCGCAAAGGAAACCGGATTCTAATAAAGGGACTTATGGAAAGGTTCTGATGATTACCGGAAGCAAAGGAATGTCCGGTGCAGCATATTTAAGTGCCAGGGCAGCATATCTTTCGGGAGCAGGTCTTGTCCGGATTTATACGGAGGAAAGTAACCGGGCAATCTTACAGGAACTTTTACCGGAGGCGGTAATGACGACCTATTCTCTGGATGAGACAGAATCATTTGAAGAACTTCCGGATTTGCTGGAATGGGCGGATGTGCTCTGTATTGGATGCGGACTCGGTATGGGACCGCATTCGGAGGAATTACTGAAAAAGGTGCTTGAGAATAATAAAACCCCGGCTGTTATTGATGCGGACGGACTGAACCTTCTGGCAAAGACCGATGAGTGGGGGATCGAACAGATTCGGATGAATCCTTCCGGATATGTACTTACTCCACATATGAAAGAAATGTCCAGACTGACCGGATACAGCGTACAGGAATTAAAAGACAACAGAAGAGAGCTATTAAGGAAATATACAGAAAAAGTCCATGCTGTCTGTGTACTGAAAGACAGCAGGACACTTGTGAAAGCGCCAGAGGGAAGGCTTATGATCAATACCACCGGTAATGCGGCAATGGCAAAGGCCGGATCGGGAGATGTGCTTGCAGGAATGATCACCGGACTTATGGCACAGCATATGAGACCGGATGATGCCGCTGTGCTTGGCGTTTATCTGCATGGGCTGTGCGGAGATCATGCCAGAAAAGAACTTGGCTCTTACAGTGTGCTTGCGGGTGATCTCTTGAAAATGCTCGGCAGAACACTTAAGGAATTGGAGG
The sequence above is drawn from the Coprococcus comes ATCC 27758 genome and encodes:
- a CDS encoding ABC-F family ATP-binding cassette domain-containing protein, whose product is MILACHNLSKSFGDQVIVKDGSFHIKNHEKAALVGLNGAGKSTILKMIVGQLSPDAGTVVLTKGKTLGYLAQHQEMESGNTIYEEVRTAKAEVIEMEKQIRTIEIELPSLSGDALEARLATYQRLTSAFEHADGYAYKSELTGVLKGLGFTEEEFTKPVDSLSGGQKTRVSLGKLLLTKPDVLLLDEPTNHLDMNSIAWLETYLLNYPGAVLIVSHDRYFLNRVVTKVIEVEQGQLHTYMGNYSDFAVKKEQLREARLKEYLNQQREIKHQEAVIEKLRSFNREKSIKRAESREKMLDKMTLVDKPMEINTDIHLKLEPSRVSGNDVLSVKGLSKAFPPQTLFTDISFEIKRGEHIAIIGDNGTGKTTLLKILNNVIQADSGSFTLGANVEIGYYDQEHHVLHMDKTIFEEISDDYPTLTNTQIRNMLAAFLFTGDDVFKLIGDLSGGERGRVSLAKLMLSNANFLILDEPTNHLDITSKEILERALNDYTGTILYVSHDRYFINQTATRILELTGNTFVNYIGNYDYYLEKKDLLTPAVSTAASEDAPAQVSESKLSWQEQKEEQARLRKRQNDLKKTEERIGVLETRNGKIDELMMQEEVYTNSVKCQELAKEKAANEAELEELYEKWEELAE
- a CDS encoding NADP-dependent isocitrate dehydrogenase, encoding MSKIQMTTPIVEMDGDEMTRILWKMIKDDLLLPYIDLKTDYYDLGLEHRNETDDQVTVDSANATKKYKVAVKCATITPNAARVKEYELKEMWKSPNGTIRAILDGTVFRAPIVVKGIEPCVKNWKKPITIARHAYGDVYKGTEMKIPGPGKAELVYTAPDGTETRELIHNFDGAGIIQGMHNINASIESFARSCFSYALDTKQDLWFATKDTISKKYDHTFKDIFQEIFDAEYKNLFDEAGIEYFYTLIDDAVARVMKSEGGYIWACKNYDGDVMSDMVSSAFGSLAMMTSVLVSPEGFYEYEAAHGTVQRHYYKHLKGEETSTNSVATIFAWTGALRKRGELDGNQELMDFADRLEKATIDTIEEGYMTKDLAMITTLPEVHVLNSEGFIKAIAERL
- a CDS encoding redox-sensing transcriptional repressor Rex, whose protein sequence is MASREISQAVIRRLPRYYRYLGELLESGVERISSNELSKRMKVTASQIRQDLNNFGGFGQQGYGYNVKYLYTEIGKILGLNEKHKFVIIGAGNLGQALANYAAFENRGFVLKGLFDVNPRLAGLTIRGVEIRMMDELKDFVKENDIEIGVLTIPKTKAVEVANLLVDNGVKAIWNFAHTDLNLPDNIIVENVHLSESLMRLSYNITRYNEEHEGK
- a CDS encoding bifunctional ADP-dependent NAD(P)H-hydrate dehydratase/NAD(P)H-hydrate epimerase, with the translated sequence MKEILTADQMRRSDQRMIQKMQVPSLVLMERAALQCVAAMKAEDIDLSKALVVCGSGNNGGDGFAIARMLVEEGNHPDVVLVGNYDHRSEETKIQMKILENLGISVGNSLPQKEYSVIIDAVFGIGLSREIKGRYAEVIDQMNRMTACKVAVDTPSGIRSDDGKVLGTAFKADLTVTFAFQKMGQILYPGCEYTGKLVTAPIGITRPEFFAEEEICMALEKSDVPAMLPQRKPDSNKGTYGKVLMITGSKGMSGAAYLSARAAYLSGAGLVRIYTEESNRAILQELLPEAVMTTYSLDETESFEELPDLLEWADVLCIGCGLGMGPHSEELLKKVLENNKTPAVIDADGLNLLAKTDEWGIEQIRMNPSGYVLTPHMKEMSRLTGYSVQELKDNRRELLRKYTEKVHAVCVLKDSRTLVKAPEGRLMINTTGNAAMAKAGSGDVLAGMITGLMAQHMRPDDAAVLGVYLHGLCGDHARKELGSYSVLAGDLLKMLGRTLKELEDMTE
- a CDS encoding GntR family transcriptional regulator gives rise to the protein MEEYSLRSQVFQTIRDDILKGKYEENDELREATLGKELGVSRTPVREALRQLELEGLVNIIPNKGAYVTGISDKDVHDIYMIRSMLEGLCVRWATEHITQEQLEELDEIILLSEYHMDKGHSDQLTELDGRFHQILYEASQSRILDHVLSDFHKYVQLARRTSVKTEERAIKSIGEHNEILNAIKAKDAEKAGNLATIHIMHVMENLHIEEK
- a CDS encoding 2-isopropylmalate synthase gives rise to the protein MENRKVYLDKHTNLLQLEEHMYPLVDVDTPNVFRNLFHYDEIPKIAFNDRIVPHSMPDEIWITDTTFRDGQQSRAPYSTDQIVTIFDYMHRLGGSQGKIRQSEFFLYSKKDRDAVYKCMERGYKFPEVTSWIRANKKDFELVKDLGMKETGILVSCSDYHIFYKLKMTRREAMEHYLSVIRECLETGVSPRCHLEDITRSDIYGFVIPFCLELMHLMEEYQIPVKIRVCDTMGYGVNYPGAVIPRSIPGIIYGLRVHAGVPSELIEFHGHNDFYKAVNNSTTAWLYGACGVNCSLFGIGERTGNTPLEAMIFEYAQLRGTLDGMDTTVITELAEYYEKEIGYQIPPRTPFVGKNFNVTRAGIHADGLLKNEEIYNVFDTGKFLNRPPLVAVSNTSGLAGIAHWINTYYHLKNEKQVDKNSILVVELKKWVDAEYESGRVTVLTDQELIREIERICDEKGITI